A part of Candidatus Delongbacteria bacterium genomic DNA contains:
- a CDS encoding chemotaxis protein CheX produces MDAKYINPFINGATNALETMAGLELERKTPYLKQENQTQGDVSGIIGFAGESVHGAVAMSFPQPLALKIYKQMMGESVFRITQDVEDCIGELANMVAGGAKTEFAEMGLSFHISIPTVVVGQGHTLVQRIDSPVMVIPFGVGKSRFLMEVTMKLGKNV; encoded by the coding sequence ATGGACGCGAAGTACATCAACCCATTCATCAATGGTGCCACCAACGCTCTGGAGACCATGGCGGGGCTTGAACTGGAGCGCAAGACGCCCTATCTCAAGCAGGAAAATCAGACTCAGGGCGATGTCTCGGGCATCATCGGCTTTGCCGGCGAGAGCGTGCACGGAGCCGTGGCGATGAGCTTTCCCCAGCCTCTGGCGCTCAAGATCTACAAGCAGATGATGGGGGAGTCGGTCTTCAGGATCACGCAGGATGTGGAAGACTGCATCGGTGAACTGGCCAACATGGTCGCCGGTGGCGCCAAGACCGAATTCGCCGAAATGGGACTCTCGTTTCACATTTCGATTCCAACGGTGGTCGTGGGCCAGGGGCACACACTGGTGCAGCGGATAGACTCGCCCGTGATGGTGATTCCCTTTGGCGTGGGCAAAAGTCGCTTCCTGATGGAAGTCACAATGAAGCTGGGCAAAAATGTCTGA
- a CDS encoding chemotaxis protein CheW, translated as MNLDTQETEVSTSRNQQFCTFFLGEFFFGVNVTQVQEVLRWQPMTGVPLSGSSIQGLINLRGQLVTAVDLRQRLEMPPFEDGHQPMNVVIQRDDGMVSLLVDEICDVVEVHQDSFERVPETVRGVARELVLGAYKLESSLLLILDVERILAFEAA; from the coding sequence ATGAACCTCGATACCCAGGAGACCGAGGTCTCCACGAGCCGGAACCAGCAGTTCTGCACATTCTTCCTGGGAGAGTTCTTCTTTGGTGTGAATGTGACACAGGTCCAGGAAGTCCTGCGCTGGCAGCCCATGACCGGGGTGCCACTCTCGGGCAGTTCGATCCAGGGGCTGATCAACCTCAGGGGGCAATTGGTCACGGCCGTGGATCTGCGGCAACGGCTGGAGATGCCTCCCTTCGAAGACGGTCATCAGCCGATGAACGTGGTGATCCAGCGGGATGATGGCATGGTCAGCCTGCTGGTGGACGAGATCTGCGACGTGGTGGAAGTGCACCAGGACAGTTTCGAGCGGGTTCCCGAGACCGTGCGCGGGGTGGCTCGTGAGCTGGTGCTTGGAGCCTACAAGCTCGAAAGCTCGCTGCTGCTGATTCTGGATGTGGAGCGGATCCTGGCCTTCGAAGCTGCGTGA